A genomic window from Populus alba chromosome 19, ASM523922v2, whole genome shotgun sequence includes:
- the LOC118056470 gene encoding transcription factor bHLH80, whose protein sequence is MQPTPAGSSNTSAVGGSAGGGGIARFRSAPATWIEALLGEEEEDPLKQNQNLTQLLTSNTPSSRDSVPFNASSAAVEPVLFEPVGGFQRQNSSPTDFLRTSGIGSDQGYFSSYGNASNYEYMTPNMDVSPSDKRAREVELQNPSARYPPPPSKGEQTGPFRASSLIEMEMDKLLEDSVPCRVRAKRGCATHPRSIAERVRRTRISDRIRKLQELVPNMDKQTNTADMLDEALEYVKFLQRQIQELTEQQRKCKCIAKE, encoded by the exons ATGCAACCAACACCTGCCGGAAGCAGCAACACTAGTGCTGTTGGAGGTAGCGCTGGTGGCGGAGGGATTGCTAGGTTTCGTTCAGCACCAGCGACATGGATAGAAGCActtcttggagaagaagaagaggaccCATTAAAGCAAAATCAGAACTTGACTCAGTTACTTACTTCAAACACGCCTTCAAGTAGAGATTCAGTGCCTTTTAATGCTTCTAGTGCTGCTGTTGAACCGGTTTTGTTTGAACCGGTTGGTGGTTTTCAAAGGCAAAATAGCTCTCCAACTGATTTTCTTCGGACTTCTGGGATCGGAAGCGATCAAGGGTATTTTTCTAGTTATGGAAATGCTTCAAATTATGAGTATATGACGCCAAATATGGATGTTTCGCCTTCTGATAAAAGAGCTAGAGAGGTTGAGTTGCAAAACCCTTCTGCAAGATACCCACCTCCTCCGTCG AAAGGAGAGCAAACTGGGCCTTTTAGGGCATCTAGTTTGATAGAAATGGAGATGGATAAGCTTTTGGAGGATTCAGTGCCTTGCAGGGTTCGTGCGAAGCGTGGCTGTGCTACGCATCCTCGGAGTATTGCAGAGAGG GTTCGGAGAACTCGAATCAGTGACCGCATAAGGAAACTTCAGGAACTTGTTCCAAATATGGATAAG caaacaaacactGCTGATATGTTAGATGAGGCATTAGAGTATGTTAAGTTTCTTCAAAGGCAGATTCAG GAACTCACGGAACAGCAAAGAAAATGCAAATGCATAGCTAAAGAATAA